The genomic segment TACCTCGGCGAAGCCGACATCGACCGGCTCGTCGCCGCAGGCGCCGTCGGCGACGTCGTCGGGCGTTACATAGACGCCGCCGGACGCGTCGTCGATCCCGCCCTCGACGCCCGGACGGTCGGGCTCTCGCTCGACGAGCTGCGTCGCGCCGACGTCGCCATCGCCGCGATCGCCGGCGAGGCCAAGCGTGCCGTCGCCGCCGCCGTCGTCTCGTCGGGGCTGTGCACCGTGCTGGTCACCGACGAGTCCACCGCACGCCATCTCCTCGACGGCTGACCCCTCTGCCCGTCGCCCGCACATCACCACCCCAACCACGAAAGCCAGGTCATCACATGTCAGGCACCTCCATCGTGACGCTGCCCGAGCGGGCCGTCGAGCTGCTGGGCGGCCAACCGGACGACACCACGTTGCGGCGGTATCTCCACGGACTGCCCGGGGTCGATGCCGTGGGGCTCGAGCAGCGCGCCGCGGGCCTCGGCACCCGCTCCATCAAGACATCGTCCAAGGCGTGGGCGCTCGACAAGATCATCGAGCTGATCGACCTCACCACCCTCGAGGGCGCGGACACCCCCGGCAAGGTGCGATCGCTGGTCGCGAAAGCGCTGAACCCGGATGCCTCCGACCCGACGTGCCCGCGGGTGGCCGCCGTCTGCGTGTACGGCGACATGGTGCCGTACGCGGTGGAGGCGCTCGGCTCGGCGCACGGGGATCCGGACGACGGCGGGGTCAGCGTCGCCGCGGTCGCGACGGCCTTCCCGAGCGGCCGCGCCTCGCTGGACATCAAGCTCGCCGACACTGCCGAGGCGGTCGCCCACGGCGCGGACGAGATCGACATGGTGATCGACCGCGGCGCGTTCCTCGCCGGCCGCTACGGTCTCGTGTTCGACCAGATCGCTCGAGTCAAGCAGGCGTGCCGTCGCGAAGACGGTTCGTACGCGTCGCTCAAGGTGATCCTCGAGACCGGCGAGCTCAACACCTACGACAACATCAAACGGGCGTCGTGGCTGGCGATCCTCGCGGGCGGCGACTTCATCAAGACCTCGACCGGCAAGGTCCAGCCCGCCGCGACGCTGCCGGTGACGCTGCTCATGCTCGAGGTCGTGCGCGACTGGCATCGGGCGACCGGCGAGAAGGTCGGCGTCAAGCCTGCGGGAGGCATCCGCACCTCGAAGGACGCGATCAAGTACCTCGTCACCGTCGCCGAGACGGTGGGTGAGGAGTGGCTGCAGCCTCACCTCTTCCGGTACGGCGCGTCGAGCCTGCTCAACGACGTGCTGCTGCAGCGCCAGAAGCTGACCTCCGGACACTACTCCGGTGCCGACTACGTGACCATCGACTGACGCTTGCACAAGCGCACCCCGAAGGACGAGACATGAGTTTCCTCGAGTACGCCCCCGCCCCCGAATCCCGCGCGATCCTGAATCTGCGCGACGACTACGGGCTCTTCATCGACGGCGAGTTCCGACCGGCTGCCGGCGAGTCGTTCGCGACCATCTCGCCCGCCGACGAGAAGCACATCGCGACGATCGCCGCGGCGAGCGAGGCCGACGTCGACACCGCCGTCGCCGCCGCGCGCCGCGCCTATGACAAGACGTGGTCGAAGATGAGCGGCCGCGACCGCGGCAAGTACCTCTTCCGCATCGCCCGGCTCGTGCAGGAGCGCGCGCGCGAGCTCGCCGTGGCCGAGAGCCTCGACAACGGCAAGCCGATCAAGGAGAGCCGTGACGTGGACGTGCCGCTGGTGGCCGCGTGGTTCTTCTACTACGCCGGCTGGGCCGACAAGCTCGACTACGCAGGCCTCGGCGCCGACCCCCGGTCGCTGGGCGTCGCCGCCCAGGTGATCCCGTGGAACTTCCCGCTGCTGATGCTCGCGTGGAAGATCGCCCCTGCGCTGGCCGCCGGCAACACCGTCGTGCTGAAGCCGGCCGAGACGACCCCGCTGTCGGCGCTGATCTTCGCCGAGATCCTCCAGCAGGCGGATCTGCCTGCCGGCGTCGTCAACATCGTCACCGGCGCCGGTGCGACCGGAGCCGCCCTGGTGCGGCATCCGGATGTGAACAAGGTCGCCTTCACCGGCTCCACCGCGGTCGGACGCGAGATCGCCAAGACGGTCGCCGGCACCGACAAGAAGCTGACGCTGGAGCTGGGCGGCAAGGCCGCCAACATCGTGTTCGACGACGCGCCCATCGACCAGGCCGTGGAGGGCATCGTCAACGGGATCTTCTTCAACCAGGGGCACGTGTGCTGCGCGGGCAGCCGCCTGCTGGTGCAGGAGTCGATCCATGACGAGGTCGTCGACCGGCTGAAGGAGCGCCTGTCGACCCTGCGCCTGGGCGACCCGCTGGACAAGAACACCGACATCGGCGCGATCAACTCGCGCGAGCAGCTCGACCGCATCCGTGAGCTCAGCAGGATCGGCGAAGAGGAGGGCGCAGAGCGCTGGAGCGCCGACTGCGTGATTCCCGACAGCGGGTTCTGGTTCGCCCCCACGATCTTCACCAACGTGCAGGCGAGCCACCGCATCGCCCGTGACGAGATCTTCGGCCCGGTGCTGTCGGTGCTGACGTTCCGCACCCCGGGCGAGGCGATCGAGAAGGCCAACAACACGCCCTACGGACTGTCCGCCGGCGTCTGGAGCGACAAGGGCTCCCGCATCCTCGCGGTCGCCGACCGCCTGCGCGCCGGCGTGGTGTGGGCGAACACGTTCAACCGGTTCGACCCGGCGTCGCCGTTCGGCGGCTACAAGGAGTCCGGCTACGGCCGCGAGGGTGGCCGCCACGGCCTGGCCGCCTACCTCAAGAGCGCACCGGCCACCGGCGGCGCCACCCGAATCCTCTCCCGTGCCACCAAGAAGGAGGTCTCCTCATGAGCTCGCGACTGACGATCCCCAAGACCTACAAGCTCTACATCGGCGGCGCGTTCCCTCGCAGCGAATCCGGACGAACCTACGAGGTCGCATCGCCGAAGGGCGGCTTCCTCGCCAATGCGGCGCTGGCCTCGCGCAAGGACGCCCGCGATGCGGTCTCGGCCGCCCGGGGCGCGGTCAAGGGCTGGTCGGGCGCAACAGCCTACAATCGCGGTCAGGTGCTGTACCGGGTGGCCGAGATCCTCGAGGGCCGCCGCGCCCAGTTCGTGGACGAGATCGTGCAGCAGACCGGCGTGTCGGCGCCGGTCGCCGCCGGAGAGGTGGACGAGGCGATCGACCGCTGGGTCTGGTACGCCGGATGGTGCGACAAGTTCGGGCAGGTCGCCGGCAACGGCAACCCGGTCGCAGGCCCCTACTTCAACATCTCGGTGCCCGAGCCGACGGGCGTCGTCGGCGTCATCGCCCCGCAGGACACCGCGCTCGTCGGTCTGGTCTCGGCGATCGCGCCGGCCCTCGTGACGGGCAACTCGGTCGTCGTGGTGGCCTCGCAGCGCTACCCGCTGTCGGCGATCTCGCTCGCCGAGGTGCTGGCGACGAGCGACGTGCCCGGGGGAGTGGTCAACGTCCTCACCGGCTCACCTGCCGAGATCGCGCCCTGGCTCGCCTCGCACCCCGACGTTCACGCCCTCGACCTCGTCGGCGCCGGCGAGCTGGACTGGGTCGATCTCGAGATCGCGGCGGCCGAGACGCTGACGCGCGTGCTCCCGCCGGAGAACGGGTCGGATGCCGCTGCCCCCAGTCTCACTCGCATCGCGGCGTTCACCGAGACGAAGACCGTCTGGCACACGAAGAGCCTCGTGTGAGCTGACGCGGGCATCAGGCGAGCTCGAGCCCGCCCCACTGGCCCGGCCGGGCCAGCTCACCGTAGTGCAGGTCGACGCCGTCCGCCCAGACCGACGCGACGCATGCCAGGAGCGAGAGGGTCGGGTAGCCGTGCGGGCGGTTGTCGCGGATGATCGCGCCGTCGTCGGTGGGCGCGAGCTCGGCCGACCGCTCGAGCACCCCGAGCCACGGCATCCACCACCGCTCCTCATCGGCGACCGGC from the Microbacterium atlanticum genome contains:
- a CDS encoding aldehyde dehydrogenase family protein, yielding MSSRLTIPKTYKLYIGGAFPRSESGRTYEVASPKGGFLANAALASRKDARDAVSAARGAVKGWSGATAYNRGQVLYRVAEILEGRRAQFVDEIVQQTGVSAPVAAGEVDEAIDRWVWYAGWCDKFGQVAGNGNPVAGPYFNISVPEPTGVVGVIAPQDTALVGLVSAIAPALVTGNSVVVVASQRYPLSAISLAEVLATSDVPGGVVNVLTGSPAEIAPWLASHPDVHALDLVGAGELDWVDLEIAAAETLTRVLPPENGSDAAAPSLTRIAAFTETKTVWHTKSLV
- a CDS encoding aldehyde dehydrogenase family protein, with amino-acid sequence MSFLEYAPAPESRAILNLRDDYGLFIDGEFRPAAGESFATISPADEKHIATIAAASEADVDTAVAAARRAYDKTWSKMSGRDRGKYLFRIARLVQERARELAVAESLDNGKPIKESRDVDVPLVAAWFFYYAGWADKLDYAGLGADPRSLGVAAQVIPWNFPLLMLAWKIAPALAAGNTVVLKPAETTPLSALIFAEILQQADLPAGVVNIVTGAGATGAALVRHPDVNKVAFTGSTAVGREIAKTVAGTDKKLTLELGGKAANIVFDDAPIDQAVEGIVNGIFFNQGHVCCAGSRLLVQESIHDEVVDRLKERLSTLRLGDPLDKNTDIGAINSREQLDRIRELSRIGEEEGAERWSADCVIPDSGFWFAPTIFTNVQASHRIARDEIFGPVLSVLTFRTPGEAIEKANNTPYGLSAGVWSDKGSRILAVADRLRAGVVWANTFNRFDPASPFGGYKESGYGREGGRHGLAAYLKSAPATGGATRILSRATKKEVSS
- the deoC gene encoding deoxyribose-phosphate aldolase; the protein is MSGTSIVTLPERAVELLGGQPDDTTLRRYLHGLPGVDAVGLEQRAAGLGTRSIKTSSKAWALDKIIELIDLTTLEGADTPGKVRSLVAKALNPDASDPTCPRVAAVCVYGDMVPYAVEALGSAHGDPDDGGVSVAAVATAFPSGRASLDIKLADTAEAVAHGADEIDMVIDRGAFLAGRYGLVFDQIARVKQACRREDGSYASLKVILETGELNTYDNIKRASWLAILAGGDFIKTSTGKVQPAATLPVTLLMLEVVRDWHRATGEKVGVKPAGGIRTSKDAIKYLVTVAETVGEEWLQPHLFRYGASSLLNDVLLQRQKLTSGHYSGADYVTID